In a genomic window of Callospermophilus lateralis isolate mCalLat2 chromosome 12, mCalLat2.hap1, whole genome shotgun sequence:
- the LOC143411469 gene encoding sperm motility kinase 2B-like → MFSPSSESSESSVAALQVPGSCSVAAFMEHYEFMKVIGRGGYGQVSLALHRLSGAQVAVKALALEVQNIPAFNEPQIMMSLEHPNVVQLFHVIGTESTVYMVMEHVGGGQLLEHIRRGMQVEEVRRVFRQIVCAVGYLHDQGIVHRDLKPENIMLDTRGTVKLIDFGAATWFRAGEKLRRIWGTLPYLAPEGVLRHEYEGPPVDVWSLGVILYFMLTRSLPFDSTSYEDLLMRITHARYDVPDSVPVRARRLIHSILTVQPPKRPTVKQISRHPWLKQGGERVPQQHSEALPKHPDPQIMALLVDNGLDPYQTWVSVAKRKFDARMANYLILQHQKSQRVECMYPGKPVPRRVRLSSCPAGLSRGPVLPRRSTSEPALQALPLPHKHQLPEEAKQPGQVGIRRASLPALPLDLQPAEAPPPDEASQSDSVSYLPNRWKRLLRLVETVRSSSAQDVAPEEPREPRKSWTRRILNCVQRLCCCMPRARNRVFPRVRRRSEPEPEPDQ, encoded by the coding sequence ATGTTTAGCCCGAGTAGTGAGAGTAGTGAGAGTAGTGTAGCAGCACTGCAGGTGCCAGGTTCCTGCAGTGTGGCAGCCTTCATGGAGCACTATGAGTTCATGAAGGTCATCGGGCGTGGTGGGTATGGCCAGGTGAGCCTAGCCCTCCATCGCCTCTCAGGGGCACAGGTGGCAGTGAAAGCCCTGGCACTGGAAGTGCAGAACATTCCAGCCTTCAACGAACCCCAGATAATGATGAGTCTGGAGCACCCCAACGTGGTCCAGCTGTTTCACGTGATTGGCACCGAGAGCACCGTCTACATGGTGATGGAGCACGTAGGTGGGGGACAACTGCTTGAGCACATCAGACGTGGCATGCAGGTGGAGGAGGTCCGGAGGGTTTTCAGGCAGATCGTGTGTGCCGTGGGCTACCTCCATGACCAGGGCATCGTGCACCGAGACCTGAAGCCAGAGAACATCATGCTGGATACCAGAGGCACCGTCAAGCTGATCGACTTTGGTGCCGCCACGTGGTTCAGGGCTGGGGAGAAGCTGAGGCGGATCTGGGGCACACTCCCATACCTTGCCCCTGAAGGTGTCTTGCGGCACGAGTATGAGGGACCCCCGGTGGACGTCTGGAGCCTGGGGGTCATCTTGTATTTCATGCTGACACGGAGCCTCCCATTTGACTCCACGTCCTATGAGGACCTGCTGATGCGGATCACTCACGCAAGGTACGATGTCCCTGACTCAGTGCCTGTCAGAGCCCGAAGGCTCATCCACAGCATACTGACTGTGCAGCCCCCGAAGCGGCCCACAGTCAAGCAAATCTCTCGGCACCCATGGCTGAAGCAGGGTGGGGAGCGTGTACCCCAACAGCATAGTGAGGCTCTTCCCAAACACCCAGACCCCCAAATAATGGCGCTCCTGGTTGACAATGGTCTCGATCCATACCAAACCTGGGTGTCTGTGGCCAAGAGAAAGTTTGATGCAAGGATGGCCAACTACTTGATTCTGCAGCACCAGAAAAGCCAGCGGGTAGAGTGCATGTACCCAGGGAAGCCTGTGCCTCGCAGGGTTAGGCTTTCCTCTTGTCCTGCGGGCCTTTCCCGTGGCCCTGTGCTCCCAAGGAGGAGCACGAGTGAGCCTGCCCTTCAAGCCTTGCCCTTGCCCCATAAGCACCAGCTGCCCGAGGAAGCCAAACAGCCAGGGCAGGTGGGCATCAGAAGGGCCAGCCTGCCTGCTCTTCCTCTGGACTTGCAGCCTGCTGAGGCCCCGCCTCCTGACGAAGCCTCCCAGTCTGACTCGGTGTCCTACTTGCCCAACCGCTGGAAGCGCCTGCTCAGGTTAGTAGAGACCGTCCGCAGCAGTTCGGCCCAAGATGTAGCCCCAGAGGAACCCCGAGAACCCAGGAAGAGCTGGACTAGGAGGATCCTTAACTGTGTCCAAAGACTGTGCTGTTGCATGCCACGTGCCCGCAATAGAGTGTTTCCAAGGGTTCGCAGGAGAAGCGAGCCGGAGCCGGAGCCGGATCAGTAG